A single genomic interval of Terriglobus albidus harbors:
- the ybaK gene encoding Cys-tRNA(Pro) deacylase, which yields MSKVNVSKTNAARILDQLGISYEIRTYEVDPNDLTAISVAKKIEMPIEQVYKTLLSRLHSGEYVFAVVPGDAELDLKKLAAAAGEKKAELASLKDVEPLTGYIRGGVTVMGAKKAFRAFADETLELWDRISVSAGQRGMQLLMSPADYLRASGAEVVDLTKAPVQ from the coding sequence GTGTCTAAAGTAAACGTATCCAAGACCAATGCGGCGCGCATCCTCGACCAGCTCGGCATCTCCTATGAGATCCGTACCTACGAGGTTGACCCCAATGACCTCACAGCCATCTCCGTCGCGAAGAAGATCGAGATGCCGATCGAGCAGGTCTACAAGACACTGCTCTCCCGCCTGCACTCCGGCGAATACGTCTTTGCCGTCGTGCCCGGCGATGCCGAACTCGACCTGAAGAAGCTCGCGGCCGCTGCCGGCGAAAAGAAGGCTGAGCTGGCGTCGCTCAAAGACGTAGAACCGCTCACCGGCTATATCCGCGGCGGTGTCACTGTGATGGGCGCAAAGAAAGCCTTCCGTGCCTTCGCCGACGAGACGCTCGAGCTCTGGGACCGCATCTCCGTCTCCGCCGGACAACGTGGCATGCAGCTCCTGATGTCACCAGCGGACTACCTGCGCGCCTCCGGAGCCGAGGTCGTCGACCTCACGAAAGCGCCGGTGCAATAG
- a CDS encoding ABC transporter ATP-binding protein, giving the protein MQAAVLTNVTKLYGRFAALKNLSVTLEAGAVYLVLGENGAGKSTLLRMLAGLSLPTRGGLTVLDGPANKQQRRVAYMSHATMLYDELTAMENLTYYSGLRKGSGECACSGSPEMALRAVGLDPHLNKPVSQYSQGMRQRVSLARVLSADPEMLLLDEPFSNLDVHSVAQMLDLLKDFRTWPLANGHARTIVLTTHQAELAMPLADHVLRIQAGEFVSMEATQKQ; this is encoded by the coding sequence ATGCAAGCTGCCGTCCTCACCAACGTCACCAAACTCTATGGCCGCTTCGCCGCCCTGAAGAACCTCTCGGTCACGCTTGAGGCGGGCGCCGTCTATCTTGTTCTCGGCGAAAACGGAGCCGGTAAATCCACTCTGTTGCGTATGCTCGCCGGGCTCTCGCTGCCGACCCGAGGCGGACTAACTGTCCTTGACGGGCCGGCCAACAAGCAGCAACGCCGCGTCGCCTACATGAGCCATGCCACCATGCTCTACGACGAGCTGACCGCCATGGAAAACCTGACCTACTACTCAGGCCTGCGCAAGGGTTCGGGAGAGTGCGCGTGTAGCGGCTCCCCCGAGATGGCGCTGCGAGCAGTCGGTCTCGATCCGCACCTTAATAAGCCCGTCAGCCAGTACTCACAGGGGATGCGGCAGCGGGTCTCGCTGGCGCGAGTTCTCTCCGCCGACCCCGAGATGCTCTTACTCGACGAGCCCTTCTCAAACCTGGATGTCCATTCTGTTGCCCAGATGCTCGACCTGCTAAAAGACTTCCGCACCTGGCCGCTGGCCAACGGCCATGCCCGCACCATCGTTCTCACCACGCATCAGGCGGAGCTGGCCATGCCACTGGCCGACCATGTTCTGCGTATCCAGGCCGGCGAGTTTGTCTCGATGGAGGCCACCCAGAAGCAATGA
- a CDS encoding M20/M25/M40 family metallo-hydrolase, with protein sequence MFRRRDARLTVTMILIGTMMLRGCTMKTAAAGIVLGVVCAVSVPAQSGRNAGNGEVAEARAIFKQLIEINTTDSVGSVTAAAEAMRQRLLDAGFPAADLKLLGPNDRKMNLVARYRGKQGSTLKPMLVICHLDVVEANRSDWSTDPFVFTEKDGYFYGRGTYDVKDGDAAAIEAFLRMKRDGFVPSRDIILALTADEEGGASNGVGWLMQHHPEEMQAEFVINPDGGGMTTVNGKPYSLNVEATEKTYADYVLTATSPGGHSSEPMPGNAIYRLVAALAKVEKYQFPFELNEVTRAQFAALAKLDGGRPGADRIAVLKTPPDPGALKRLNENPEIYPALHTTCVATMIQGGHAPNALPNKVQANVNCRILPGHTQEQVREELVRVIGDGEVKVAYKSDGGRVSDTAPNRTSAAPPPPLPAVFDPLKQVVEQMWPGLVIVPSMEFGATDSIYTMAAGMPSYGISGMGMDRDENRAHGKDERIKVSDFDAGCEFFYRYLKAVAK encoded by the coding sequence GTGTTTCGGCGAAGGGATGCCCGCCTGACGGTTACGATGATCCTGATAGGTACGATGATGCTGAGAGGATGCACGATGAAGACAGCGGCGGCAGGAATAGTGCTGGGAGTAGTGTGTGCGGTGAGCGTGCCGGCGCAATCAGGCAGGAACGCCGGAAATGGTGAGGTGGCCGAAGCTCGGGCGATCTTCAAACAACTGATCGAGATCAACACGACGGACTCTGTTGGCAGTGTGACCGCGGCAGCGGAGGCCATGCGGCAGAGACTGCTGGATGCCGGTTTTCCCGCCGCGGACCTGAAGCTGCTTGGACCCAACGACCGCAAGATGAACCTGGTGGCGCGCTATCGCGGCAAGCAGGGATCGACGCTGAAGCCGATGCTGGTGATCTGTCACCTGGATGTGGTGGAGGCGAACCGTTCCGACTGGTCGACCGATCCGTTTGTCTTTACGGAGAAGGATGGTTACTTCTACGGGCGCGGGACCTATGACGTCAAAGACGGAGACGCCGCAGCCATCGAGGCTTTTCTGCGCATGAAACGCGATGGCTTTGTGCCCAGCCGCGACATCATTCTGGCGCTGACCGCCGATGAAGAAGGCGGCGCCTCGAACGGTGTGGGCTGGCTGATGCAGCATCATCCGGAGGAGATGCAGGCAGAGTTCGTCATCAATCCCGATGGCGGTGGCATGACGACTGTGAATGGCAAGCCATACTCGCTCAATGTTGAGGCGACGGAGAAGACCTATGCCGACTACGTGCTGACGGCAACCTCTCCCGGAGGCCACTCCTCGGAGCCGATGCCAGGAAACGCGATCTATCGTTTGGTGGCGGCCCTTGCGAAGGTGGAGAAGTATCAGTTCCCATTCGAGCTGAATGAGGTAACGCGAGCGCAGTTTGCTGCGCTGGCAAAGCTGGATGGCGGACGTCCTGGTGCTGACCGGATTGCCGTCCTGAAGACTCCTCCAGACCCGGGTGCGTTGAAACGGCTGAACGAGAATCCTGAGATCTATCCCGCGCTGCACACCACCTGTGTGGCGACCATGATCCAGGGAGGACATGCGCCCAATGCTTTGCCGAATAAGGTACAGGCGAATGTGAACTGCCGCATTCTTCCCGGACATACGCAGGAGCAGGTGCGGGAGGAACTGGTCCGTGTGATTGGAGACGGCGAGGTGAAGGTGGCTTATAAGAGCGATGGAGGCCGCGTGAGCGACACCGCACCCAATCGCACCAGTGCAGCGCCTCCTCCTCCGCTACCGGCAGTCTTCGATCCGCTTAAGCAGGTCGTCGAGCAGATGTGGCCGGGACTGGTGATTGTGCCATCGATGGAGTTCGGTGCGACTGACTCTATCTACACCATGGCTGCGGGTATGCCGAGTTATGGTATCTCCGGCATGGGAATGGATCGCGACGAGAACCGTGCGCACGGGAAGGATGAGCGGATCAAGGTCTCGGATTTCGACGCGGGGTGCGAGTTCTTCTATCGCTATCTGAAAGCGGTCGCGAAGTAG
- a CDS encoding SDR family NAD(P)-dependent oxidoreductase gives MGKLSNKVAVVTGASKGIGAAIAKQLAKDGASVVVNYASSKEGADKVVAEIKAAGGNAVAIGGSVADNNQTVTLFEEAKKAYGKVDILINNAGVYSFVPLEDITAEEYARQYNTNVLGLLQATREAVKHFPAEGGSVVNISSIASTFAPPTTSIYSGTKGAVDTITKVLAKELAPKKIRVNAINPGYVVTEGTEKVGVTGSPQEEFFISITPLGRAGQPEDIALPTAFLVSEDARWITGEIIKVGGGAGI, from the coding sequence ATGGGAAAGCTATCGAATAAGGTTGCCGTCGTTACCGGAGCCAGCAAAGGCATTGGCGCCGCCATTGCGAAACAGCTCGCGAAGGACGGCGCCAGCGTCGTCGTCAACTACGCTTCCTCGAAAGAAGGCGCGGATAAGGTAGTCGCCGAGATTAAAGCTGCCGGCGGAAATGCCGTCGCCATCGGCGGCTCGGTTGCGGACAACAACCAAACCGTAACGCTCTTCGAGGAAGCGAAAAAGGCGTATGGCAAAGTCGATATTCTTATCAACAACGCCGGCGTTTATTCGTTCGTCCCCCTTGAAGACATCACCGCCGAAGAGTATGCCCGCCAGTACAACACCAATGTTCTTGGCCTTCTGCAGGCCACGCGTGAGGCGGTTAAGCACTTCCCAGCCGAAGGCGGCAGCGTAGTGAACATCAGTTCCATTGCCAGCACCTTCGCACCACCGACAACCAGCATCTACAGCGGAACCAAGGGCGCGGTCGACACCATCACCAAGGTGCTCGCGAAGGAGCTCGCGCCGAAGAAGATCCGTGTCAACGCCATCAACCCCGGCTATGTCGTCACGGAAGGCACCGAGAAGGTTGGAGTTACCGGCTCCCCACAGGAAGAGTTCTTCATCTCCATCACTCCGCTTGGACGTGCCGGTCAGCCGGAAGACATTGCCCTTCCGACCGCCTTCCTTGTCTCTGAAGATGCCCGCTGGATCACCGGCGAAATCATCAAAGTCGGCGGCGGCGCAGGTATCTAA
- a CDS encoding TolC family protein produces MYIARSFILAGLVSLSAIAQQNSTPVTAAASITITRSQAETTAVKQNPRIAAGRLLALAEGQEVVRQRSAELPQIAGNMTAVQAEDGTRIGAGQLNSSRLYTHAGAGGTLSQLLTDFGHTSNLLASARLRAKAEQQNALATQQDVVYATDETFYKLLTAQSLLDVAKQAVAARRSARDLTKALAASKLKSELDLNTAAANLSQAELLQLDAEIEVQQASAALAALLGESSSTFYKAIEDRGDVPLPPEGSDAIEKEAIMQRPDLRAAQLNTQAEEKFATAQARQNLPTISALAVGGVTPVRPDGTVFPENWYAGAGVNLSLPIFTGFRISAEAKEARLRAQAQEKAATDLSNNITRDVRTATLSAQTAFRKIQVADAFRDQTAQALSLAETRYKLGLSSIVELSQAQLQSTQAAVSAVNARFDYLLSLRSLDYAAGRITP; encoded by the coding sequence ATGTACATCGCACGTTCCTTCATCCTCGCGGGACTAGTCTCACTTTCCGCAATCGCTCAGCAAAACTCCACACCGGTGACGGCAGCAGCTTCTATCACCATCACACGCAGTCAGGCAGAGACGACTGCCGTCAAACAGAACCCGCGCATCGCCGCCGGGCGATTACTTGCTCTTGCTGAAGGGCAAGAGGTTGTGCGGCAGCGGTCGGCAGAGCTGCCGCAGATCGCTGGCAACATGACCGCCGTACAGGCGGAAGACGGTACACGCATCGGCGCTGGCCAACTGAACTCGTCCCGGCTGTATACCCATGCCGGGGCAGGTGGCACTCTAAGCCAATTGCTCACCGACTTTGGGCACACCTCCAACCTGCTTGCATCGGCCCGGCTGCGAGCCAAGGCAGAGCAACAGAATGCACTTGCGACACAGCAGGACGTAGTCTATGCGACGGATGAGACCTTCTATAAGCTTCTAACCGCGCAGAGCCTGCTTGATGTAGCGAAGCAAGCCGTCGCTGCACGCCGCAGTGCACGCGACCTCACCAAAGCGCTGGCTGCCAGCAAGCTGAAGAGCGAGCTTGACCTTAATACAGCTGCAGCGAATTTGTCCCAGGCAGAGCTGCTGCAGCTGGATGCCGAAATCGAAGTGCAACAGGCCAGTGCAGCTCTTGCTGCACTGCTGGGCGAGTCTTCCTCGACCTTCTACAAGGCGATAGAGGATCGCGGAGACGTCCCGTTGCCACCCGAAGGAAGCGATGCCATCGAGAAAGAGGCGATCATGCAGCGGCCGGATCTCCGTGCCGCTCAACTCAACACGCAGGCAGAAGAAAAGTTCGCCACCGCACAGGCGAGACAGAACCTTCCGACCATCTCCGCACTCGCTGTTGGCGGAGTCACTCCAGTACGCCCGGATGGAACGGTCTTCCCAGAGAACTGGTATGCCGGAGCGGGAGTCAACCTGAGTCTGCCCATCTTTACCGGCTTCCGCATCAGCGCGGAAGCCAAAGAGGCCCGGCTTCGCGCCCAGGCACAGGAGAAAGCAGCAACCGATCTCTCCAACAACATCACCAGAGATGTGCGAACCGCCACGTTGAGCGCACAGACCGCGTTCCGAAAGATACAGGTGGCCGACGCCTTCCGGGATCAGACGGCACAGGCTCTGAGCCTGGCGGAAACCCGTTACAAACTGGGATTGAGCTCGATTGTCGAACTCAGCCAGGCTCAACTCCAAAGCACACAGGCTGCGGTTTCAGCGGTGAATGCACGGTTTGACTACCTGCTTTCCCTGCGCTCGCTGGACTACGCTGCCGGCCGCATCACTCCATAG
- a CDS encoding efflux RND transporter permease subunit produces the protein MSGFAIKYPFFVLMACLMVVVVGAAAIFGMPVDLFPAVKIPVVVVATFYSGMPPQQIESDITNSYERFFTLGSNIDHIESRSMSGVSLIKIYFQPGTDANAAVSNISNLAMANLRRLPPGTLPPVVLSFDASNLPVCLITLKGEGLNETQLKDTAQFTVRNQVANVPGASVPQPYGGRYRQIQIYVDPQKLQAAQMSVMDVVQAVNESNLILPAGDVRIGPKDYNIYANSQVPNPDDVNAIPLRTAGNASLLVGDIGHAVDAGQLQTNIVRVDGQKSVYVPVLKQGGNSNTITIVNGVRDAVKHLIDIPPQLKTAVVFDQSVFVKTAVKNVISEGLIGLALTGIMILLFLGDFRATIAVMLSIPISCLATFLILNFTGSSINTMVLGGIALALSRLIDNSVVVLENIFRHFEMGQAAVAASEDGGREVQLAVLAATCSTAIVFFPVVLLTGVSKYLFSALALAVVIALFCSYFVAMTVVPLFCSRFIKHTSHDQPHEQALPDDPAPEHMPEGPRKKDLFSHIVHRFNRMFGWLQAHYDAAIKRCLETPGKVVAVFSLFVLISLGLFPFLGRAYFPRTDPGQFVITMKAPTGTRLELTDQFVARVEEDIRQVVKEDDLNMIVSNIGVTPDLSAIYTSNSGMHTAFVQVSLKEEHKRSSYDYMQRVREKLATDLPEVQTYFQAGGLVDSVVNQGLPAPFDIQVSTKDLTGGYELAQNTARKLRAIHGVNDVLIPQDVDYPGLSLDVDRQRAALLGLTPHTVVNNVITALTSNGQVAPSFWIDPKSGNNYMLTVQYPEKQIQTLEDLKQIPLRSADGKSTTPLQTVADIHNINTPTEVDHYQLRPVFDIYVMPTKENLVDVGKQIDAVVNNLKLPKGTRITIRGSVVSMKQSFTSFGIGLILSVILVFLILMAQFASFVDPFIILLAIPPGISGVILFLLVTHTTLNIMSLMGVLMMTGIVVSDSILIVEFVGQLRKDGYALEDAIVTACKVRLRPILMTTMATVLGLIPMALALEAGSEQYAPLARAILGGLTVSGVVTVFLVPCAYLLIHRRIEKRRTAEVA, from the coding sequence ATGTCAGGATTTGCAATCAAATACCCCTTCTTTGTCCTGATGGCCTGCCTGATGGTCGTGGTTGTCGGCGCGGCCGCCATCTTCGGCATGCCTGTCGATCTGTTTCCCGCGGTCAAGATTCCGGTGGTTGTTGTCGCCACGTTTTATTCGGGCATGCCGCCGCAGCAGATCGAGTCAGACATTACCAATAGCTACGAGCGTTTCTTCACATTGGGCAGCAACATTGACCATATCGAGTCGCGCTCCATGTCGGGCGTCAGCCTGATCAAGATCTACTTTCAACCCGGAACAGATGCCAATGCCGCGGTCAGCAACATCAGCAACCTGGCGATGGCAAATCTGCGGCGCCTTCCTCCGGGAACGTTGCCGCCCGTCGTACTCAGCTTCGATGCCTCCAACCTGCCCGTATGTCTGATCACGTTGAAAGGCGAAGGTCTGAACGAAACGCAACTCAAAGATACCGCTCAGTTCACGGTCCGGAACCAGGTTGCAAATGTTCCCGGCGCCTCCGTACCTCAGCCCTATGGAGGACGCTACCGCCAGATCCAGATCTACGTTGATCCGCAGAAGCTGCAAGCGGCGCAGATGAGTGTGATGGACGTCGTTCAAGCGGTGAATGAGTCCAATCTGATTCTTCCCGCCGGCGATGTCCGTATTGGACCGAAAGACTACAACATCTACGCCAACAGTCAGGTGCCGAACCCTGACGATGTGAACGCCATCCCGCTACGCACCGCCGGGAATGCCTCGCTGCTGGTGGGCGATATCGGACATGCCGTTGACGCCGGCCAATTGCAGACAAACATTGTCCGCGTCGACGGGCAGAAGTCTGTATATGTGCCGGTGTTGAAGCAGGGCGGCAACTCCAACACGATCACGATCGTCAACGGCGTTCGTGATGCGGTAAAGCATCTGATCGATATCCCTCCGCAACTGAAGACCGCGGTCGTCTTTGATCAGTCCGTCTTCGTCAAAACCGCGGTTAAGAACGTCATCAGTGAAGGTCTGATTGGCCTTGCGTTGACGGGCATCATGATCCTGCTATTCCTCGGGGACTTTCGAGCAACGATCGCGGTCATGCTGTCGATCCCGATCTCGTGCCTGGCCACCTTCCTGATCCTCAACTTTACCGGCAGTTCCATCAACACCATGGTGCTGGGCGGTATCGCTCTGGCGCTCTCGCGACTGATCGATAACTCGGTTGTCGTACTGGAAAACATCTTCCGCCACTTTGAGATGGGGCAGGCCGCGGTAGCCGCATCAGAAGATGGAGGACGCGAAGTGCAGCTGGCGGTCCTTGCGGCCACCTGTAGTACGGCCATCGTCTTCTTCCCGGTCGTATTGCTCACCGGCGTCAGCAAATATTTGTTCTCCGCGCTGGCGCTCGCGGTCGTCATTGCCCTGTTCTGTTCTTACTTCGTCGCAATGACCGTCGTACCGCTGTTCTGCTCGCGGTTTATCAAACACACCTCCCATGACCAGCCACACGAGCAGGCCTTACCCGACGATCCCGCTCCGGAACATATGCCGGAAGGACCGCGCAAGAAAGACCTGTTCTCCCACATCGTTCACCGCTTCAACCGCATGTTCGGCTGGCTGCAGGCACACTACGATGCTGCTATCAAACGTTGTCTGGAAACACCCGGCAAGGTTGTCGCCGTCTTCTCGCTCTTCGTATTGATTAGCCTTGGACTGTTTCCGTTCCTGGGCCGAGCCTATTTTCCACGAACAGACCCAGGGCAGTTCGTCATCACGATGAAGGCGCCTACCGGTACACGCCTGGAGCTCACGGACCAGTTCGTCGCCAGAGTCGAGGAGGATATCCGGCAAGTGGTTAAAGAAGACGACTTGAACATGATCGTCTCTAACATCGGGGTAACACCCGATCTCTCAGCCATCTACACCTCGAACTCCGGCATGCACACAGCCTTCGTCCAGGTGAGCCTCAAAGAGGAACACAAACGAAGCAGTTACGACTACATGCAGCGGGTTCGGGAAAAGCTGGCCACTGACCTGCCTGAGGTCCAGACCTACTTTCAGGCCGGTGGCCTGGTGGACTCTGTTGTCAACCAAGGGCTTCCAGCTCCCTTCGATATTCAGGTCAGCACCAAAGACCTGACCGGTGGATATGAGCTTGCGCAGAATACAGCCCGAAAACTTCGTGCGATCCACGGCGTCAACGACGTACTGATTCCTCAGGATGTCGACTATCCCGGCCTCTCGCTCGATGTCGACCGTCAACGTGCGGCGCTGCTCGGCCTTACGCCGCACACCGTCGTCAACAATGTGATTACAGCTCTGACCTCGAACGGACAGGTAGCCCCAAGCTTCTGGATCGATCCGAAGAGTGGCAACAATTACATGTTGACCGTGCAGTATCCGGAGAAGCAGATCCAGACCCTGGAAGACCTGAAGCAGATCCCGCTACGCTCTGCCGATGGCAAGAGCACAACACCCCTGCAAACGGTAGCTGACATTCACAACATCAACACGCCGACAGAGGTTGATCACTATCAGCTTCGGCCGGTCTTCGACATCTACGTGATGCCAACCAAAGAAAACCTCGTCGATGTCGGCAAACAAATCGACGCCGTCGTAAACAATCTGAAGCTTCCCAAAGGCACCCGGATCACAATACGCGGATCGGTCGTCAGCATGAAGCAGTCCTTTACCAGCTTTGGCATCGGATTGATTCTGTCGGTGATTCTTGTATTCCTGATTCTGATGGCGCAGTTCGCGTCATTCGTGGATCCCTTCATCATCCTGCTGGCGATTCCTCCCGGCATCTCCGGCGTAATCCTCTTCCTGCTAGTCACGCACACCACGCTCAACATCATGAGCCTGATGGGCGTGCTGATGATGACCGGCATCGTCGTTTCAGACAGCATTCTGATCGTCGAGTTCGTCGGCCAGCTCAGGAAAGACGGGTACGCACTGGAAGATGCGATCGTAACCGCCTGCAAGGTCAGACTCAGACCGATTCTGATGACCACCATGGCAACGGTGCTTGGCCTAATTCCCATGGCGCTTGCACTGGAGGCAGGAAGCGAGCAGTATGCGCCGCTGGCCCGCGCGATTCTGGGAGGCCTTACGGTCTCGGGTGTCGTGACGGTGTTTCTGGTGCCGTGCGCTTACCTGCTCATCCATCGCCGTATCGAAAAGCGGCGTACTGCGGAGGTGGCTTAA
- a CDS encoding efflux RND transporter periplasmic adaptor subunit, with translation MQPISRELQVAAVFQPFQEVDLHGKVSGYIRQINVDIGDRVHQGQVLATLEVPELQAQVLGADAGVARSQSDIARLKNEIARAEANYAASHANYQRLKAAAEQQPGLIAAQELDDAEAHDLAAAAQVDAAKSATKAGEEALGISKADLQRVHTMAGYASITAPFNGVVTMRYADTGSLIPAGTSNSANAQPVVRLAQSDLLRLRLPIPEENVPLVKEGSEVKVRVPATGKTFTGKVVRYTRNVSDTTRTMLTEVDVKNPDLSLTPGMYANTSFQLQHKDNALVIPAAAVLHGDHTIVWVVDQTGHAQSRNVTLGIASANTQEITAGLNPGDQVIVGGQSALQAGQAVHAVPAHMDLVDYKEQAEGGR, from the coding sequence ATGCAACCTATCTCTCGCGAGCTGCAGGTCGCGGCGGTGTTTCAGCCCTTCCAGGAGGTCGATCTGCATGGCAAGGTCTCCGGCTATATCCGCCAGATCAACGTCGACATCGGAGACCGCGTGCATCAGGGGCAGGTCCTGGCAACCCTCGAAGTACCGGAACTGCAGGCGCAGGTTCTCGGCGCCGATGCAGGTGTGGCGCGAAGCCAGTCCGATATCGCCCGCCTGAAGAATGAAATTGCTCGCGCGGAAGCAAACTACGCCGCCAGCCATGCCAACTATCAGCGACTGAAGGCGGCCGCCGAACAACAGCCCGGTCTAATTGCCGCGCAGGAGCTCGATGACGCAGAAGCACATGATCTCGCGGCTGCGGCTCAGGTAGATGCTGCAAAATCTGCGACAAAGGCCGGAGAAGAAGCTCTCGGTATCTCCAAAGCTGACTTGCAGCGGGTTCATACGATGGCTGGTTATGCCTCCATCACCGCGCCATTCAACGGCGTCGTTACTATGCGTTATGCCGACACCGGATCTTTGATTCCGGCTGGCACCAGCAACAGCGCGAATGCCCAGCCAGTCGTTCGGCTCGCACAGAGCGATCTGCTGCGCCTTCGTCTGCCAATCCCGGAAGAAAACGTTCCTCTGGTCAAAGAGGGATCTGAGGTCAAAGTCCGTGTGCCGGCCACAGGGAAAACCTTTACCGGCAAGGTCGTCCGCTATACGCGCAATGTATCCGACACGACGCGGACCATGCTGACCGAGGTTGACGTCAAAAATCCCGATCTCTCTCTAACTCCAGGAATGTATGCCAATACGAGCTTCCAGCTTCAGCATAAGGACAACGCCCTGGTGATTCCGGCAGCCGCCGTTCTTCACGGCGACCACACCATCGTCTGGGTGGTGGATCAGACCGGCCATGCCCAGTCACGAAACGTCACGCTTGGCATCGCCAGCGCCAATACGCAGGAGATCACCGCCGGACTGAATCCCGGAGACCAGGTCATCGTCGGAGGCCAATCGGCGTTGCAGGCAGGACAAGCTGTTCATGCGGTACCAGCCCATATGGACCTTGTGGACTACAAGGAACAGGCAGAAGGAGGGCGCTAA